The Candidatus Tanganyikabacteria bacterium genome includes the window CCGCCCAGACCGAAGCCCGCGCCACCGGCCAGGCCGGCCCCGGCCAAGCCCGCCGCTCCCGCGGCGCCCCAGCCCGCGGCCGCCGCGAAACCCAAGGTCGTCTTCCTGCCCAACGTCCCGGGCGATCGCATCCTGCAGCTGTTCAACCCGCCCCACGTCTCGCTGGGCCAGAACCTGGTGCTGCGCCACGGGCGCGCCGGCCCGCGCGGCTACGGCTGGACGCGCATCGTCACCGAGCATCCGAACGTGCAGGTCGCCGACATCGCCCGCGCCGCGACCTACCCGCACCAGGTCTGGAGCGACGGCCGCACCTTCCTGTACCTGCGCTGGAGCGAGGACCAGAACGGCGCGCTGGTCATCCAGGTGGCGGGCGACCTGATCGTCAACGCCCAGTGGGCCACCTACGAGGAACTCCTGTACTGGCTGGGCCCCGGCCACGTCTACCCGCGCCTGGTCTACCAGGGCGCGCGGTAGCCTCCTACGCCGGCGCGCGCTCCAGGTCCACGGACGCGACCGTGCGGCCGACGGCGGCCGCCACCGAGCGGACGCCGTCCATCAGGTCGGCGAACTGCCCGGGATACAGCGACTGCGGCCCGTCGGACCGCGCGCGGTCGGGATCGGGGTGGACCTCGATGATGAGGCCGTCGGATCCGGCGGCGACGGCCGCCAGGCCCATCGGGGCGACCAGGGTGCGCCGGCCGGTGCCGTGCGACGGGTCGGTGATGATGGGCAGGTGCGACAGTTGCTTGAGAGACGGGATGGCCGCCAGGTCCATCATGTTGCGGGTGTAGTCTTCGAACGACCGTACGCCGCGCTCGCAGAGGATGACTCGCTCGTTGCCCTCGGCCAGCAGGTACTCGGCCGCGAGCAGGAACTCCTTGAACGTCGCCGACAGGCCCCGCTTGAGCAGCACGGGCTTGAGCGCCTGGCCGGCCCGCTTGAGCAGGGAGAAATTCTGCATGTTGCGCGCGCCGATCTGGATGATGTCGGCGTACTCCTCGACCATGTCGATCGATTCGTGGTCGATGGCCTCGGTGACGATTTTGAGGCCGAAACGGTCGCGGGCCCTGGCGAGGAGCTTGAGGCCCTCCAGCCCCAGTCCCTGGAACGCGTAGGGCGACGTGCGCGGCTTGAAGGCGCCGCCGCGCAGCATGCGCGCCCCGGCCTGCTTGACCGCCGCGGCGGTCGCCATGACCTGCTCCTCGGACTCGACCGCACAGGGGCCCGCCATCACCACGATTTCCTGGCCGCCGACCACCAGGCCGCCGCCCACGTCGATCACGGTGGACTCGG containing:
- the aroF gene encoding 3-deoxy-7-phosphoheptulonate synthase; its protein translation is MLVVMHHAATPDQIQTVVDIIVDMGYQARPIPGGQRTAIGVVGNDGRVDSKRLEGLPGVVEVIHVSAPYKLVSREWRAESTVIDVGGGLVVGGQEIVVMAGPCAVESEEQVMATAAAVKQAGARMLRGGAFKPRTSPYAFQGLGLEGLKLLARARDRFGLKIVTEAIDHESIDMVEEYADIIQIGARNMQNFSLLKRAGQALKPVLLKRGLSATFKEFLLAAEYLLAEGNERVILCERGVRSFEDYTRNMMDLAAIPSLKQLSHLPIITDPSHGTGRRTLVAPMGLAAVAAGSDGLIIEVHPDPDRARSDGPQSLYPGQFADLMDGVRSVAAAVGRTVASVDLERAPA